A single region of the Acetivibrio cellulolyticus CD2 genome encodes:
- a CDS encoding ABC transporter ATP-binding protein, with amino-acid sequence MPGPGGKPHNFQKPKSVGKTLKRIFGYMLEKKWMLILVAFFVIISAGAGVVGTYFLKPIINDCIIPLIGKSPQDADFGPFIQMILIICAVYLVGALSSYLYSRIMIKISHGTLNAIRKDLFESMQDLPIKYFDTHTHGELMSRYTNDVDTLREAISNGVTQLITSAITVAGTFIMMLVLSPILTLLIIVMLFVMFAIIKTIGGKSAANFKKQQKAVGEINGYIEEMIEGQKVVKVFCHEDESKIKFAQLNENMRQAATNANTYASVIMPIMGNISYFNYALTAAIGAMMVIAGRMDIGTIASFLQYTRSFSQPITQISQQFNSILAALAGAERIFEIIDEKPEQDEGYVTLVNVIKNKDGTLTETEELTGLWAWKHPHHDGSLTYTELTGDVRFEDVNFGYDEKKLVLRNVSLFAKPGQKIAFVGSTGAGKTTITNLINRFYDVPDGKIRYDGININKIKKDDLRRSLAMVLQDTHLFTGTVRENIRYGRLDATDDEVIAAANLANAHSFIRHLPQGYDTMLVSDGSNLSQGQRQLIAIARAAIANPPVLILDEATSSIDTRTEALIEKGMDELMKGRTVFVIAHRLSTVRNANAIMVLENGEVIERGNHDELIAQRGKYYQLYTGQFELS; translated from the coding sequence ATGCCAGGACCAGGAGGAAAGCCTCATAATTTTCAAAAACCAAAAAGTGTTGGCAAAACGCTAAAGCGTATTTTTGGATATATGCTCGAAAAAAAATGGATGTTGATTCTTGTAGCATTCTTTGTAATTATCAGTGCGGGTGCCGGTGTAGTAGGTACTTACTTTTTGAAGCCAATAATCAATGATTGTATTATACCGCTTATTGGTAAAAGCCCACAGGATGCTGATTTTGGACCATTTATCCAGATGATTTTGATTATATGTGCTGTATATCTTGTCGGAGCATTGTCTTCATATTTGTACAGCCGTATAATGATTAAAATTTCCCATGGTACGCTTAATGCCATTCGTAAAGATCTGTTCGAAAGTATGCAGGATTTGCCTATTAAATATTTTGACACACATACCCATGGGGAGCTTATGAGCCGTTACACCAACGATGTTGATACACTGCGTGAGGCGATCAGTAATGGTGTTACACAGCTTATAACATCTGCTATTACTGTTGCAGGTACGTTTATAATGATGCTTGTCTTAAGTCCGATATTGACACTGCTGATTATTGTCATGCTGTTTGTGATGTTTGCAATTATAAAGACAATTGGCGGGAAAAGTGCTGCAAACTTTAAAAAACAGCAAAAAGCAGTAGGTGAGATAAATGGCTACATTGAGGAAATGATTGAGGGGCAAAAGGTAGTAAAGGTTTTCTGTCATGAGGATGAGTCAAAAATTAAATTTGCCCAATTGAATGAAAATATGCGTCAGGCTGCGACCAATGCAAATACGTACGCAAGTGTCATTATGCCGATTATGGGTAATATTTCATATTTCAATTATGCACTTACTGCAGCTATCGGTGCTATGATGGTTATTGCCGGACGTATGGATATTGGTACAATAGCATCATTCTTGCAATATACACGTTCCTTCTCACAGCCTATTACTCAAATCAGCCAGCAGTTCAACAGTATTCTTGCAGCACTTGCCGGGGCAGAGCGTATTTTTGAAATCATCGATGAGAAGCCTGAACAGGATGAAGGATATGTTACTCTGGTAAATGTAATTAAAAATAAGGACGGTACTTTAACTGAAACGGAAGAACTTACTGGGCTGTGGGCGTGGAAACACCCTCACCATGATGGTTCATTAACCTATACCGAACTGACCGGAGATGTCCGTTTTGAGGATGTTAATTTCGGATATGACGAGAAAAAATTAGTTTTACGTAACGTTTCTCTATTTGCCAAACCTGGGCAGAAGATTGCCTTTGTTGGTTCCACAGGTGCAGGAAAAACGACTATAACCAACCTGATTAACCGTTTTTATGATGTGCCGGACGGAAAAATACGCTATGACGGGATCAACATCAATAAAATTAAAAAGGATGATTTACGACGTTCACTTGCAATGGTATTGCAGGATACTCATCTGTTTACCGGTACGGTACGTGAAAACATCCGTTATGGAAGGCTTGATGCGACTGATGACGAAGTAATTGCAGCTGCAAACCTAGCCAATGCTCATAGCTTTATCCGACATTTGCCGCAAGGTTATGATACAATGCTGGTTTCGGATGGTTCCAATCTAAGCCAGGGGCAGCGCCAGTTAATTGCGATTGCGCGTGCAGCAATAGCCAATCCTCCGGTACTGATATTGGATGAAGCCACAAGTTCTATTGATACTAGAACTGAGGCCCTTATTGAAAAAGGTATGGATGAACTGATGAAGGGCCGTACTGTATTTGTCATTGCTCATCGTCTCTCTACAGTTCGAAACGCCAACGCAATTATGGTTCTGGAAAACGGTGAAGTGATAGAACGCGGCAATCATGATGAACTGATTGCACAACGCGGTAAATACTATCAGCTATATACCGGGCAGTTCGAGTTGTCATGA
- the gltX gene encoding glutamate--tRNA ligase encodes MDYKKLADLLFPNITKPISYYEETVFPNRNLSEGAKVTRLAPSPTGFIHLGNLYGAFVDERLAHQSNGVFMLRIEDTDEKRKVEGAVELIISSLEYFGLKFDEGASVDREIGNYGPYYQSNRGEIYQTVAKYLIETGRAYPCFCSEEELEEIRKQQEAEKVNTGYYGKWAKYRDTSLEEIQKHLDNNESFVLRFKSMGDPEKNFEIDDAIRGRLSIPENNQDVVILKANGIPTYHFAHVVDDHLMKVTHVVRGEEWLSTLPIHYELFKTLGWELPVYCHTAHLMKIDEGVKRKLSKRKDPELGLEFYMKLGYHPATVREYLLTILNSNFEEWRLANPDNSIYDFKFTLDKMSNSGALFDLNKLNDISKNVLVKIPVEEIYDFLLKWAKDYKQEIVNLLVDQKEDVIKLLSVGRNSDKPRKDLVYCEQIFEFISYFFDNYFKVVDDYPENIDDSEAKKILKAYLETYDHSDDQTQWFGKITEIATANGYAAKPKDYKKNPEMYKGHVGDVSTVIRIALVGRSTSPDIWELQQIMGETKVRERVQSLI; translated from the coding sequence ATGGATTACAAGAAATTAGCTGATTTACTTTTTCCAAATATCACAAAGCCAATATCTTATTATGAAGAAACTGTATTTCCAAATAGAAACTTAAGTGAAGGTGCAAAAGTCACCAGACTAGCTCCAAGCCCTACGGGATTTATCCATCTGGGCAATCTTTACGGAGCCTTTGTTGATGAACGTTTAGCACATCAAAGCAACGGGGTATTTATGCTCCGTATAGAAGATACTGACGAAAAACGAAAAGTAGAGGGAGCCGTAGAACTCATTATTTCCTCCCTGGAGTACTTTGGTTTAAAGTTTGACGAAGGCGCAAGCGTTGATAGAGAAATTGGAAACTATGGACCATATTATCAAAGCAATCGTGGAGAAATATATCAGACTGTTGCAAAATATTTGATTGAGACTGGCAGAGCTTATCCTTGCTTCTGTTCCGAAGAAGAATTGGAAGAAATAAGGAAACAGCAGGAGGCTGAGAAGGTAAATACAGGTTACTATGGTAAATGGGCTAAGTATAGAGATACATCCTTAGAAGAAATACAAAAGCATTTAGACAATAACGAAAGTTTTGTTCTCAGATTTAAATCAATGGGTGATCCTGAAAAAAACTTCGAGATAGATGATGCCATCAGAGGCCGCCTTTCAATACCTGAAAACAATCAGGATGTAGTTATTTTGAAAGCTAATGGAATACCTACCTACCATTTTGCGCACGTGGTTGATGATCACTTGATGAAGGTTACCCACGTAGTAAGAGGCGAAGAATGGCTTTCAACCTTGCCTATACACTATGAGCTGTTTAAAACATTAGGATGGGAACTGCCGGTATATTGCCATACAGCTCACTTAATGAAGATAGATGAAGGAGTAAAGAGAAAGCTTTCGAAGAGAAAAGATCCTGAATTGGGATTGGAGTTTTATATGAAATTAGGATATCATCCTGCAACAGTCAGGGAATATCTTTTGACAATTTTAAATTCCAACTTTGAAGAGTGGAGACTTGCGAACCCGGACAACAGCATATATGACTTTAAATTCACTTTGGACAAAATGAGCAACTCAGGTGCTTTATTTGATTTAAATAAGCTCAATGATATAAGTAAAAATGTTTTAGTTAAAATTCCGGTAGAAGAAATTTATGATTTCCTGCTTAAATGGGCTAAGGATTATAAGCAAGAAATCGTCAATCTGTTAGTTGACCAAAAAGAAGATGTAATAAAATTGTTATCTGTTGGGAGAAATTCCGATAAGCCTCGTAAAGACTTAGTTTATTGTGAGCAGATATTTGAATTTATCAGCTATTTCTTTGACAATTATTTTAAAGTCGTTGATGATTACCCTGAAAACATTGATGATTCAGAGGCTAAAAAGATATTGAAAGCATACCTTGAAACTTATGATCACAGTGATGACCAAACTCAATGGTTTGGAAAAATAACAGAAATAGCTACAGCAAACGGATATGCAGCAAAACCAAAGGACTATAAGAAGAATCCCGAAATGTATAAGGGTCATGTAGGTGATGTGAGTACCGTCATTAGGATTGCCCTTGTCGGACGTAGCACTTCACCTGATATTTGGGAGCTTCAACAAATTATGGGTGAGACAAAGGTAAGAGAAAGAGTTCAAAGTTTGATATAA